CGCCCCCTCTTCCTTTCTGGCACCCCGGCAGGGGTGCGGGACTCCGGGGCCAGCGGGAACCGACGCGTCCTGAACCCCTGCCGGGGTTCTTGAAGAAATGGGGGGGCTGCTGTCCGGTGGTATCGCTACGCTCAACCACCGGCTAGTGTCCTGCATCCCTCCGGGATGCCCAAGACTTTCGCTTTCGGCCATTTCCACGTTTGGCAGAGAAAAACCTTCGGCTTGGGGCGCGGAAGAATACGTCCACTTCATTAGCAGCGAAGCGCGGCCATCTCGTTCCCGCCAGCGCCCCGGCCGACGCGGAAATCTTCTGCCCGGAAGACCTTCCCTCCCCCGCAGCCCCCGGTGAAACCGGACCAGCCCGGGGCTGGTCCGTGAAATGTGCCATATTTTCGGATTCTGCCCGGGTGACCGGCACGAAAGGGTCATGCGATGAAGAGGCATCATCAGGGATTCACGCTTATTGAGCTGCTGGTCGTCATTGCCATCATCGGCATTCTGGCGGCCATCCTCCTGCCCGCGCTGGCCCGGGCGCGCGAGGCCGCCCGCCGCGCGAGCTGCCAGAACAACCTGAAACAGTTCGGGCTGGTGTACAAGATGTACGCCAACGAGGCCGGCGGCGGGAAGTTCCCGCCCATGCAGTTCGAGGCCTACTCCCTGCGCAACGCCGACATCGCCATCGGCCCCATGGTCCGGGCCATCTACCCGGAATACATGACGGACCCGTCCATCGCCCTGTGCCCGTCGGACCCGAACAGCACGCTGGAGGACATCCGCAACGATGAGACGGGGCGGCTGGACATTATGGACGACCCCGAGGCGATTGACATGAGCTACGCCTACATGGGGTGGGTGCTGGACAAATGCGGCGACGACTCCCCCCAGATTGACCTCACCTCCATCTTCAACATGATGCCGGGCCTGCCCAACAACATGATCCTGGACGACCCGACCGCCACCGGCCCCTACCAGTTCATCGCGCTGTTCACCGCCACGGTGGCCCAGGTCATCTCCGAGCGCAACAGCCTCTCCGGGGACGACCAGATCCGCGCCGCCAGTTTCCGCGTCGCCGACGACGACAAGAAGGTCCCGGCCTTTAGCGGGCAGTCCATGGGCAACGGCAGCGGGGACACGATCTACCGTCTGCGCGAGGGCATTGAGCGCTTCCTGATCACGGACGTGAACAACCCCTCCGCAAGTTCCCAGGCCCAGAGCGACATCTGGGTCATGTTCGACACCGTCTCCAAGAATGTCAAATACTTCAACCATGTGCCCGGCGGGTCCAATGTCCTCTACATGGACGGCCATGTCGAGTTCATCCGGTACCCGGGCCGCGTGCCCGCCAACACCGGCATGGCCCTGTTCCTGGGCACGCTGCTGGACCGCACCCGGTCCTGACGGGGGATAATGCGCAATGGCTGACCGGACAAAAGTCGTGAAGGTGGTCGGGTCGCTGGTGGCCCTGAGTTTCTCCGGGTTGGTGCTCTTTGCCATGTACGGCCCCGAGGGCTGCGGCCCGTCGGAGGACGAGCTGAAGGTCGTCGCCCAGCTCAACAACCTGGAGGAGCTGATCCAGAAGGGCGGCTACGTCAAGACGATCACCCCCATCGAGGAGCGCGACGACCACGGCGACGCCGTCTACGGTTTTCAGGCCGAGATCGAGGATGAGAAAGGCGTGCCCATCGGCCGCCTGCGCTCCATGCGCGTCGAGGGCTTCGGCATGATGAAGCCCCGCTTCCTCTGGTACAAGCAGCCGGGCGTCCCCGAGGACTGGCCCCCGCGCGGCGAACGCCGCCGCCGCGGCGGCGGCGAGCGCCGCGACGGGGAACGCCGTGAAGGCGCGCCGCCCAACGCCCAGCAAAGCGCCCCCCCGCCCGCGCAGTAGGCGCAGAGGCGGATAGTTGGCGGAAACGCAAGGGAACAGGAGGGGAGGGAGGTTTCGCCCGGGCGGCCCCGGGTTCATGTCCCCCATCTCAAATCTCAAATTTGAGATTCTATGGATGTTGGGCCGGACACAGACGCAAGCCTCTTCGTGGACTCTCTTTTCGACCTCCCACACTTCCAGGGCAATCACGCTAAAAGGCCTCTCGAGAAACGCCAGCGACCGGCATGAACGCTCCCCGGATCCGTGATTTGGTGTTTGTTGTCCCAAAGGGGTATCCGCATATTGTCCAAGCAGGCCGCCGCCCATCCCCTCAGCCCCGGGTCCGCACAACGCGCAGCGCCTTGGAGTGCGGCAGCTTGCTGCCGCCTTTCTTCGCGTGGGCTTGCCCGCGCGGGGGCACACGAAAAATGACGGGGACCGCGCGTTTCCCCGAGGCCGTCGCGGCA
This portion of the Candidatus Hydrogenedentota bacterium genome encodes:
- a CDS encoding DUF1559 domain-containing protein, with the translated sequence MKRHHQGFTLIELLVVIAIIGILAAILLPALARAREAARRASCQNNLKQFGLVYKMYANEAGGGKFPPMQFEAYSLRNADIAIGPMVRAIYPEYMTDPSIALCPSDPNSTLEDIRNDETGRLDIMDDPEAIDMSYAYMGWVLDKCGDDSPQIDLTSIFNMMPGLPNNMILDDPTATGPYQFIALFTATVAQVISERNSLSGDDQIRAASFRVADDDKKVPAFSGQSMGNGSGDTIYRLREGIERFLITDVNNPSASSQAQSDIWVMFDTVSKNVKYFNHVPGGSNVLYMDGHVEFIRYPGRVPANTGMALFLGTLLDRTRS